From the genome of Hyphomicrobiales bacterium:
AATCTCTCCCGGCGACCTCGACATGGTGTTTCTCGGCTCCTCCGGCTCCGAAGCCATGGAAGCGGCGATCAAGGTCGCCGAGCAGGCGCAAGGTCCCTCCCGCGCCAAGATCATTTACGCCGAGAACAGCTTCCACGGTAAGACGAAGGGTGCCTTGTCGGTTACCGATTCAGAGCTCTACCGGTCCAGATTCAAGCTGGTCGAGAACACGGTGCGCGTGCCCTTTGGCGACATCGACGCCATCGAAGCTGCCATCCAGGCGGATCCGGAGATCGGCATCGTGGTCATGGAGACGATTCAAGGCGGTGCCGGGATCGTACGTGCACCGGACGGATTTTGGCGCGAGCTGCGCGCATTGTGCGACAAGCACGGCGTGTTGTGGGTCGCCGACGAGGTGCAGTGCGGGCTCGGCCGAACCGGACGGTTCTACGCCTTCGAGCATGAGGGGGTCGTCCCCGACGTGACCGCCCTTGCCAAGTCGCTGGGCGGCGGAAAATGCGCCATGGGCGCCATGATCTCCCGCCGAGAAATCTACATGAAGGCTTATGGGCAGCCGAAAAATGCCTTGATCCATGGCCCGGCGACCTTCGGCGGGATCGGCGAGGCCTGCTGCACGGCCATCGAAGCGCTCAACATTCTCTATGACGAGGGGCTCATCGACAATTCGGCGGCCCAGGGCGCCTATCTGCTTGAGCGTCTTCGCGCTCTCAAGGCCAAATACCCGAAGCTCATTCACGACGTCCGCGGCCAGGGACTGATGGTCGGGCTCGAGTTCAGCGATTTCAGCCGCACCATGCCGATGGGCGTTCGTCAGATGGTCTCCATGCTCGACGAAAAGGTCAAAGGCAGCCTCAGCGCCTTTGTCGGCAGCCTCCTGCTCCGCGACTACGGAATTCTGGTCGCCTTTACCGA
Proteins encoded in this window:
- a CDS encoding aspartate aminotransferase family protein, with protein sequence MAFEESARVMNTLPKPNLLTVEDAKSLDRARVTELFSGHLNPGQLHFMKILGFHRVIVDHAEGMHYYDRDGRPILDFFGGFGSLGFGHNHPRILAARKAFQDEKRHEIAMAFLSQYAAVLAHNLAEISPGDLDMVFLGSSGSEAMEAAIKVAEQAQGPSRAKIIYAENSFHGKTKGALSVTDSELYRSRFKLVENTVRVPFGDIDAIEAAIQADPEIGIVVMETIQGGAGIVRAPDGFWRELRALCDKHGVLWVADEVQCGLGRTGRFYAFEHEGVVPDVTALAKSLGGGKCAMGAMISRREIYMKAYGQPKNALIHGPATFGGIGEACCTAIEALNILYDEGLIDNSAAQGAYLLERLRALKAKYPKLIHDVRGQGLMVGLEFSDFSRTMPMGVRQMVSMLDEKVKGSLSAFVGSLLLRDYGILVAFTEYNRNVIRLEPPMIVGREHIDQLIDALDDLLSRGIVGIVRDFLKGLAKGRDG